The following proteins are co-located in the Amyelois transitella isolate CPQ chromosome W, ilAmyTran1.1, whole genome shotgun sequence genome:
- the LOC132904176 gene encoding uncharacterized protein LOC132904176, producing the protein MLKCKFEVNTDEASIVDGQLEVVRQAARTVLEEAKKSGNLKGTTWAKMKSACTEILEAADKIADRGEESEVNRKMAADNKRMREELVLLRQETKALRIAFSERKAPNTEPLASTADIMAQVDRSMRSFGESLTRDLFLSLGGMMNDRIKELEKRAIVAPQEVLRPPLAADRRNKEAGKAQDAKKAEAPKQPENVGAVAGSTLMPPARPGPAPKAPKATTAKALQAPSQDASGAPPQEEPTPSSSWTEVVKKGKNKRKGKKSSPPGVDSAAPRPTAPAPVKRQYALPKSTAVVVTLKSGATVDYKTVMERVTTIKLATMGVDHVAVRSTATGARIIEVPGSDSGAVADNLPSKIRELVGEVAEVTRPYKTAQIKISGFDESVTPEILQREVSQVGKCPPEQIKVGQIRMTPDFTGAVIVTCSVAVANALVADGRILIGWSSAKITGLEPLPMRCFRCMGLGHTRALCPSPVDRSELCHRCGKTGHLTQQCAEKEPWCAVCHHAKLPAKHTMGGKACNPPRTRGRLEPTGPNRAGSTMEH; encoded by the coding sequence ATGCTAAAGTGCAAATTTGAAGTAAACACCGATGAGGCCTCAATTGTGGACGGTCAACTGGAGGTGGTGCGCCAGGCGGCTCGGACCGTACTAGAGGAGGCCAAGAAGTCCGGTAATCTAAAAGGGACGACCTGGGCTAAAATGAAGTCCGCCTGCACCGAGATCCTCGAAGCGGCGGACAAAATCGCGGACCGAGGTGAAGAGTCTGAGGTCAACCGCAAAATGGCGGCGGATAACAAGAGGATGCGGGAGGAACTAGTTCTGCTAAGGCAAGAGACTAAAGCCCTCCGAATCGCATTCTCTGAGAGGAAGGCCCCCAACACGGAGCCCTTGGCCTCGACGGCCGATATCATGGCCCAGGTCGACCGCTCCATGCGGTCGTTCGGAGAGTCCCTCACCAGGGACCTATTCCTCTCCCTGGGGGGAATGATGAACGACCGCATTAAGGAACTGGAAAAGAGGGCTATTGTTGCCCCTCAGGAGGTACTGCGTCCACCGCTTGCGGCTGACCGTCGCAATAAGGAGGCTGGAAAGGCCCAAGATGCTAAAAAAGCTGAGGCACCCAAACAACCCGAAAATGTGGGGGCAGTTGCAGGTTCCACCCTGATGCCCCCGGCAAGACCTGGCCCGGCGCCCAAAGCGCCAAAAGCCACAACGGCAAAGGCTCTGCAAGCTCCCTCACAGGATGCTTCTGGCGCCCCACCCCAGGAGGAACCCACCCCCTCCTCCTCTTGGACGGAGGTAGTTAAAAAGGGGAAAAATAAGAGGAAGGGAAAAAAATCATCCCCTCCTGGGGTGGATAGTGCGGCTCCTCGCCCTACGGCCCCTGCGCCGGTCAAGCGGCAGTATGCCCTTCCCAAGTCAACGGCTGTGGTGGTGACTCTCAAGTCGGGTGCCACGGTAGATTATAAAACGGTGATGGAAAGGGTCACCACAATAAAATTGGCGACCATGGGTGTGGATCATGTGGCAGTGAGGAGTACGGCGACAGGCGCCAGAATCATCGAGGTCCCCGGAAGTGACAGCGGCGCTGTCGCTGACAACCTCCCCAGTAAAATCCGGGAACTAGTGGGGGAAGTAGCCGAGGTCACGCGGCCGTACAAAACGGCCCAAATTAAAATCTCCGGCTTTGACGAATCGGTCACGCCGGAGATACTGCAGAGGGAGGTGTCCCAGGTCGGCAAATGTCCACCGGAACAAATAAAGGTGGGGCAGATCCGAATGACCCCGGACTTCACCGGGGCCGTCATCGTGACCTGCTCTGTAGCCGTGGCCAACGCCCTCGTGGCGGACGGCCGTATTTTGATTGGTTGGTCGTCCGCCAAAATCACTGGCCTGGAACCCCTGCCTATGCGCTGCTTCAGGTGCATGGGTTTGGGCCACACGAGGGCGCTGTGTCCATCACCGGTGGACAGATCAGAACTCTGCCACAGATGCGGGAAAACGGGGCACCTCACACAACAATGTGCAGAAAAGGAGCCCTGGTGTGCGGTGTGCCATCACGCCAAGCTCCCGGCAAAGCACACTATGGGAGGGAAGGCGTGCAACCCCCCGCGCACCAGGGGGCGGCTGGAGCCCACTGGGCCTAACAGAGCGGGCAGCACAATGGAGCACTAA